The Jiangella sp. DSM 45060 genome contains the following window.
GTCGAGGAGAGTCGTCGCCACGACGTGAGCCTAGCTGCGGCTCAGGCGGAGCTGGCGGCCAGGACGCCCCACGCGACGAGCTTCTCGCGTAGTTCGGCCGGCGGGATCTCGTAGAGCAGTGCGGCCAGCGAGATGTCCTCGGACCGGATGGTCAGCACCGGGCTGCCGAAGTCGTTGCGCTGCCGCTGGATGGACGCCACGAAGGTGGCCAGCCGCTCGGCCTCGGGCGGTGCGTTGCGCAGCGCGTCGAGATCGAGGACCAGCTTGCCCTCCTGCGTCGGGATACGGGACCGGGCGCCGTCGGACACCAGAGTGTCGACCGGGACGCCGTAGAACTCGGCGAGCTCGGCGATGCGCCTGATCGACGCCACGCGGTCACCGCGTTCGTAAGAACCGACCACGACAGCGCGCAGCCGGCCACCGGACTTCTCCTCGACGGCCTGGAGCGAGAGCCGCCGGCGCTTGCGCAACGCGCGCAACCGTGCGCCCACGACCTTCGCGAAGTCCTCCTCCGTCGAGTCCGGACTGCCGTCGTTCATCGTCGAACTCCCCAAAGGTGCCTCGTCCTCCGTACTGATCCGCCCGCACCAGCACGCCTGCGCCGCCCCCCTGGCAGGGTCCCGGACAACGCCCGGGACAGATCAGAGAATACCGGGCAATCGTGGCCGATTGATCACCGACCGTCCGAGACTTTGTTCAGCTGGCATGCTAGGAGGTCAGGCGAGGACACGCCAACGGCACGTGTTCCACGTCACACCATGCGAAGCGGGACTCCTGGGTTGCGGGCCTGCTCCAGCACCACCTGGGCAGGCAGCGGCTTGGACATGAAGAACCCCTGCGCGCGGTAACAGCCGAGGTCGAGCAGGGTCGTGACCGCCGCTGGGTCCTCGACGCCCTCGGCCACCGTGGTCAGGTTGAACGCCTCGGCGAGCCGGACGATCGCGGCGACGATGGCGCGATCGCCACTGCTCTCGGCCAGTGCCGAGACGAAGCTGCGGTCGATCTTCAGGATGTCGACCGGGAGCTGCTTCAGCTGGGCCAGCGAGCTGTACCCGGTGCCGAAGTCGTCGATGGCGAGCGTGACGCCCAGCCCGCGCAGCCCGTTGAGGGTGGTCTGGACGTCGTCGATCTCGCGCATCACCGTGCTCTCGGTGATCTCGATGCCCAGCTCGGCCGGCGCCAGGCCGTACCGGCTGAGCAGGGTGGCGACGAAACCGACGAAGTCGGCGCTGATCAGCTCGCCGGCGGAGATGTTCACCCGGACCAGCGGCGGCGGCACCGGCGACGTGCGCTTCCACGCCGCGAGCTGCCGGCACGCCTCCTCGAGCACCCAGCGGCCGAGCTCGGCGGAGAGGTTGATCTCTTCGACGACGGAGATGAAGGCGTCGGCCGCGAGCAGCCCGCGCTCGGGGTGCTGCCAGCGCACCAGCGCCTCGACGCCGGTCATGCGGCCGTCGCGGAGGTCGAACTCGGGCTGGAAGTACAACCGCATCTCGTTGTGGCTGATGGCGGAGCGCAGCCGCAGCTCGAGATCGGCGCGGACGAGGAGCTTGGATCGTAGGTCGTCGTTGAACACCACTACGGAGTCTCCACCACGCTCTTTGGCC
Protein-coding sequences here:
- a CDS encoding helix-turn-helix domain-containing protein, with protein sequence MNDGSPDSTEEDFAKVVGARLRALRKRRRLSLQAVEEKSGGRLRAVVVGSYERGDRVASIRRIAELAEFYGVPVDTLVSDGARSRIPTQEGKLVLDLDALRNAPPEAERLATFVASIQRQRNDFGSPVLTIRSEDISLAALLYEIPPAELREKLVAWGVLAASSA